A window from Toxoplasma gondii ME49 chromosome IX, whole genome shotgun sequence encodes these proteins:
- a CDS encoding G-protein beta WD-40 repeat containing protein (encoded by transcript TGME49_265410), whose amino-acid sequence MDYFASYADDEACQELPGAEQEAAEDASSAVETTETRHKEGWEPREEDTRIALLPAINCAPPVSIFACKAQLQKNVVFHRPEDTVLTSNPKIDALQAPLQGPLTPQQVRRGGWTGVYRRRLGGEVEKEHVNVEAFDRQFYNFQFHGRAEDPSNFSRDALLAHTRAGCTDTRVVREAVAYDSRGFVPESEASQRQKRRRLKNDDAASDDFQGPWAPFEATPASEASGVRTPEEDGEEGAAEAAEAANGVSEDSESGHRKQSKSPSSGKNESAESIFHGKAATDYQGRSWLAVPPGTKELPPDSACFPPKREIHAYVGHTGGVQAIRFFPRSGHLLLSASMDSTLKIWDVLNQRKLQCTYTAHKQAVRDVQWADGGAKFYSCSFDNTVKLWDTEAGKVIGTFGNGKTPYCVAVNPNDNNVFVVGSANRRAIQFDARTGNIEVEYAEHIGAVNTVTFCEEGKRLVTTADDKKLFVWEYGIPVVIKHVSEPDMHSMPAAAKHPSEKFLCFQSMDNQILTYDACGKFRMVPRKRFRGHLCAGYACKPAFSPDGKWLLSGDGNGKLWIWNWKNGKNVRTLQAHDQVCIDCQWHPNMTSRVATCGWDGLIKLWD is encoded by the coding sequence ATGGACTACTTCGCTTCGtacgcagacgacgaagcatGCCAGGAGCTGCCGGGGGCGGAACAAGAAGCCGCAGAGGACGCGAGCTCGGCTGtagagacaacagagacgaGGCATAAGGAAGGCTGGGaaccgagagaggaagataCTCGCAttgctctccttcctgcgATCAACTGCGCACCTCCCGTGAGCAtctttgcatgcaaggctcagctgcagaaaaatgTCGTTTTTCATCGACCCGAAGACACCGTCCTCACGTCCAATCCCAAAATCGATGCTCTGCAGGCTCCCCTGCAAGGCCCCCTGACTCCGCAGCAAGTGCGTCGCGGCGGGTGGACTGGAGTGTACCGACGGCGCCTAGgaggagaagtggagaaagagcaCGTGAACGTGGAGGCCTTCGACAGACAGTTTTACAACTTTCAGTTCCACGGACGCGCAGAGGACCCCTCGAACTTTTCCAGGGATGCGCTCCTCGCCCACACCCGTgccgggtgtacagacactcgcGTCGTGCGGGAGGCGGTCGCGTACGACTCTCGAGGCTTCGTTCCAGAGAGCGAGGCCTctcagaggcagaagcggagacggcTGAAGAACGACGACGCAGCTTCCGACGACTTCCAGGGCCCCTGGGCGCCCTTCGAGGCCACACCTGCCTCTGAGgcttcgggtgtacgtacacccgaagaagacggggaggagGGTGCagcggaggcggcagaggcggcgaaCGGGGTTTCAGAAGACTCTGAATCGGGTCATCGGAAGCAATCGAAGAGTCCAAGTTCTGGAAAGAACGAGTCAGCAGAGAGTATTTTCCACGGCAAGGCGGCGACGGACTACCAAGGTCGTTCTTGGCTGGCGGTGCCTCCCGGGACGAAGGAGCTTCCGCCAGACAGCGCGTGTTTCCCCCCGAAACGAGAAATCCACGCGTACGTTGGCCACACTGGCGGCGTCCAGGCgattcgcttcttcccgcgCAGCGGACATCTGCTGCTGAGCGCGAGCATGGACAGCACGCTGAAGATCTGGGATGTGTTGAACCAGCGCAAGCtgcagtgtacgtacaccgcgcACAAACAGGCAGTTCGCGACGTGCAGTGGGCGGACGGCGGCGCGAAGTTCTACAGTTGCTCATTCGACAACACAGTGAAGTTGTGGGATACGGAGGCGGGGAAGGTGATCGGAACTTTCGGAAACGGAAAGACGCCGTACTGCGTGGCAGTGAATCCAAACGACAACAACGTCTTTGTCGTCGGGAGTGCGAACCGCAGAGCGATTCAGTTCGACGCGCGGACGGGGAACATCGAGGTCGAGTACGCGGAGCACATTGGCGCAGTGAACACGGTCACTTTCTGCGAGGAGGGGAAACGCCTCGTGACGACGGCCGACGACAAGAAGCTCTTCGTCTGGGAGTACGGCATCCCAGTCGTGATCAAGCACGTCTCCGAGCCGGACATGCACTCGATGCCCGCGGCGGCGAAGCATCCGAGCGAGAAGTTCCTCTGCTTCCAGTCGATGGACAACCAGATCTTGACCTACGACGCATGCGGCAAGTTCCGAATGGTTCCCCGAAAAAGGTTTCGCGGTCACTTGTGCGCGGGGTACGCGTGCAAGCCTGCCTTCTCCCCCGACGGAAAGTGGCTGCTCTCTGGAGACGGAAATGGAAAACTTTGGATCTGGAACTGGAAAAATGGAAAAAACGTTCGCACGCTCCAGGCGCACGACCAGGTCTGCATCGACTGCCAATGGCACCCCAACATGACCAGCCGAGTCGCCACCTGTGGCTGGGACGGACTCATCAAACTCTGGGATTGA